In a genomic window of Sulfurimonas denitrificans DSM 1251:
- a CDS encoding 4Fe-4S dicluster-binding protein has product MAKKGWDEFEIGAMLRTFDGKIDDIAGTQQEDRAYSQSSSYTASVADWRLIKPIFNKDYCIDCQFCWVYCPDVSIISRDKKLIGVDMDHCKGCGICVEVCPTNPKSLLMFPEQADEETEIASWPKKDEEEA; this is encoded by the coding sequence ATGGCAAAAAAAGGATGGGATGAATTTGAAATCGGAGCTATGCTTCGCACTTTTGATGGAAAAATAGACGATATCGCTGGAACACAACAAGAAGATCGTGCATACTCACAAAGTAGTTCTTACACTGCAAGTGTTGCTGATTGGAGATTAATTAAACCAATTTTTAATAAAGATTACTGTATTGATTGCCAGTTTTGCTGGGTTTATTGTCCAGATGTTTCAATTATCTCAAGAGATAAAAAACTAATCGGTGTAGATATGGATCACTGTAAAGGGTGTGGAATATGTGTTGAGGTTTGTCCTACAAACCCAAAATCACTTCTAATGTTCCCAGAACAAGCCGATGAAGAGACAGAAATAGCTTCGTGGCCTAAAAAAGATGAGGAGGAAGCGTAA